The genome window TTAATACACAGCAATTACCTGTGGCCAGGGCGGGGGCCAGTTTCCACGCGGCCATGAGCAAGGGATAATTCCAAGGGATAATTTGACCGACCACACCTACTGGCTCTCTAAATACCATTCCCACAATATTAGGGTCGGGAACGGGGACGATATCACCGTTTATCTTATCGGCAAGACCTCCGTAGAACTCAAAACAGTCGGCGGCATCACTAATGTCCGCCCTTGATTCCCTTATAGGCTTTCCACAGTTGAGGGTCTCAAGCTTAGCAAACTCCTCCGCCTGTTCCCTAATGGCCCGGGCGAGCGCAAAAAGGAGTTTTCCACGCTCTATTTGAGTCATCTTCCTCCAGGGGCCTTTGTCAAAAGCGCGTCTTGCCGCCATTATGGCGTCTCTGGTATCTTCCTCATCGGCAAGGGGAACCTGAGCGATGACCTCACCGTTGGCCGGGTTTATCACGTCCCACATCTTTCCGGTATGGGAAGAAACCCACTTGCCGTCGACAAACATCTTGTATTTTTTGACTGGCATCGAGACCACCTCCCTCTTTTTACTGGTCGTTATTCTTGTAAGGGTGAACCTTGCGTTTGCTCAAACAAAGGACGGCTGCTAAACCCATCCCCATGTTATGAATCATTTGACCAAAAGATAAAGGCTTTATAGGACGATTATAACAATTTCTCATAACCACTTCTAGGTTTTTTTCTGGAGATATCATTTATCAACCTTGATGACGGCGTTCTCCAGAATATCCAAGCCTCTATTCAGCAAATCCTCAGCTATTATTAAAGGAACGAGGAGCCTAATGACGTTGTCGTAGGCTCCTGCTTTAAGTATAACTAATCCGTTTTTGTAGCACTCCTTGATTACTTCCGCGGTTTCTTCCTTGGCCGGTTCCTTTGTGGACCTATCCTTGACCAGCTCTATAGCGGCCATGGCTCCCAGCCCTCGGGCATCGCCTACTATCCGGTATTTCTCGTGCATATTTTTAAGCCTATCATTTATTATCTTGCCGACCTTCCGTGCATGATCCATAAAGCCCTTTTTCTCCATTATCTCGATGGCCTCAAGGGCGGCGATGCAGGAAAGCGGGTTTCCACCGAACGTCCCACCGAGCGACCCGACATCGGAGGCATCCAGGATCTCCGCCCTTCCGGTAACCGCTCCAAGCGGAAGCCCGGCGGCAATAGATTTTCCCATGGTAATTATGTCCGGCACAAGGTTATAATGGTTTACGGCAAACATCTCTCCGGTCCTGCCGAAGCCGGTCTGCACTTCGTCAACTATGAAGACAATTCCATGTTCCTTGCAGATCTTGCCAATACCGGGGAGAAACTCAGGCGGCGGTACTATGAATCCGCCCTCGCCGGTAACTGGTTCGATGATTACCGCAGCGATCTCCTCCGGGTCCATATGTGTTTTGAAGAAGCTCTTAAAGTGGTCAAGACAGGCCTCTGCGCAGTTCTTGTATTCAGCCCCAAATGAACAACGGTAAGGGTAGGCGTAAGGCATCCTGTACACTTCCGGGGCAAACGGGCCAAAGCCGAATTTATATGGCCTGATCTTACTGGTAAGGGTCATCCCCATGAGTGTTCTTCCATGAAAGGCGTGCTCGAAGGTAACGACGGCTTTTCTTTTGGTGTAGTACCGGGCAACCTTTATCGCATTCTCCACGGCCTCGGCCCCGCTATTCACCAGCACCGTCTTTTTGGGAAAATTGCCCGGGGTTATCTCGGCCAGCTTTTCGGCCAGACGAACGTATGGCTCGTACATGAAAACGTGGAAACAGGTATGAAGATACTTTTCGATCTGTTTTCCCAAAGCTTCGATTATCTCCCTTCGGGAGTGCCCGACGTTAACCGTCGCCAGCCCGCTGGCAAAATCAATGAAGGTATTTCCGTCAACATCGGTTATGAGAGCGTCCTTAGCCCTCTCTATAAAAGAGGGAACTACATTAAAAACCCCCTTTGCCACGTATTTTTCTCTCCTCTCGATCAGCTTCTTCGCTTTCGGTCCGGGAATTTCGGTTTTCAAATTCTCCTTGGTCTCGCTCATACCTTAATCACCTCGGCAAACGATAAAATGTGAAAGAATTAAAGAAAGTTAAAGTACGGATTTTGCATATTACATTTTGTAGGGCAAAAAAGCAACACTTACGTATTTAATTCTCTTGAGGTGTTCATTCTTCGACTGTGCTCAGAATGAACGGTTTTTATTTCATTAATCATTTTAGCGGATATGCATCCGCTCATTCCTTCCCCGATTTAATCGGGGATAAACTCAGGACAGGCTCTGAGCCTGTTCGAAGGATGGGTTATTGAGAGTTTCCCCCTCCACCCTACTCAGAGTTAACGGGGTTTTTCTAGAAAAGGCGGTCAATAGGCTAGAACAAAGGTGAAGAATCTTAGTGGAGTATAGACTCTTCGCTTCTCTAAGAGTGACTGCTAGAGAAGTAAAATTGCCGAGTTAGATGAAACTAGCTAAGGCAGTGCCCGTTTGATTAAATCCTGGTTATTACACATAAGAAAACCAGGAGAATCTTAGACCAGAATTTCAGAAACTTCTAGATGAAATAGATGAAGAGAATGAAAGAAAAAGACAGGAATTCATAAAGCAAAGAGATGCGCTCTTCAATATTTTTAGTGTGGATGCTGACCCAGAAAAGCTTGAGCAGCCTGTTAAAAGTTATTCTGTAGAGGAAGAGGAGCTAGAAAAGATGGAGCTGCGGGAGTTATGTTCACAGCATGCAAAGCTAAAAGAGACAAATGTTTATGCTCTAGAAAAGCTAAAGGAGCAGATACAGGAGGGTCCAAGGATTGAGCTTTCCATAACAAGCAATGATTTTGTTATTACCAAAAGTGGGGATAATCCTGATATATATATCCCCAAAGCAGCATGTCATGCATTTATGCAAGTGGGTGGATCATGTCCATCGAATTTATTGGGATTAAAATTAAAAGCCTCAGCATTTAACATTTCATGTGATGGCTCTAATGAATACAAATTGGCCAACTTGGAGGCTGGAGATGTGCTTACCATAAGAGGTACGCTTAATACTCTAGGAACAAGTAAAACTTAGGCGTGCTGTTAGCTTAGTACGGTGTGATTATCATATTGAAAAGAGGCAATCTTATCTAAGAAATCAAACAAACTAACATCCTTGATTTCCATAATGCCTAACTTATCCTTTGCCCATTCTATTTCTAGTTGCTTTGATATCTGCTAGGCTTGCTTTTTGTCTAGCTTACCTATCTTTATCCATTTCTTATTTTTACCATAACTAAATACAGCATAGTAACTACCATGATTATAAATAAGGCTTGCCATAATCAAACCCTCCAAGTTTGGATTTGGAAGGCTGCTTGTGCAATCCAGTTAGGCACTGGTTAGGCAAAGGCAAGTTGGTTTTGCTTAGTAGGTTGGGGGGGTTGCTGTAACTGCTTGAAATTGCTGGTGCCGAAGGCGGGAGTCGAACCCGCACGCCCTTGCGGGCACTGCCCCCTCAAGACAGCGCGTCTCCCAGTTCCGCCACTTCGGCACGTTTTCGAGAGAAATTATAAATTAGCATACGACTCTTAAAATGCAAGAGCAGGGACTGGGAATCAGGGACTAGGGATTAGAAGATAAAAGTTAAGTTTTTTCATTCCGCAAACTCTACACTCTTCACTCATCAATATTCACTCTCATCACGCCCCGAATTTTTGAAGCCGCCTTGCATGGGAGAGTATGAGGGTCATAGCATCGGTGGCCCGGAATATTCCAAGCTCTCCTTTAAGACACTCCTTCTCCGAAAATCCCTGGCTTCCTCCTCCGCGTGTGTAGACGGATGAAAGGAGAAAAGGCACCGGATGCCAGCTATGCGATTTCATGATGGATGGTGTGGAATGGTCGCCGGTGACGACTATCACATCCGGCTTAAGGCTTAATATCTCCGGGACAAAGCTGTCAAATTCTTCTATGACCTTTTTCTTTGCATCGAAGTTTCCATCCTCACCATAGCTGTCCGTCTTCTTTACGTGGAAATAAAAGAAGTCGTATTCCTGAAAATGCCTCTTTAACGTCTCGATCTCACTTTCGATCGTCGTATCTGCTACTTCCAGCACGTCCATCCCTACGAGTTTGGCTACTCCTCGGTACATGGGATAGGCAGCCACGGCTGCTGCCCTAACCCCATACGCCTCGATGAATGGAGAAAGATTCGGATAAAGGGAAAACCCTCTCAGGAGAAGGTAGTTGGCCCGGGGTTCGTCACGAATAATCTCTCCAGCCTGGTTTATGAACTTATCGACCACCCGGGCAACCGGGTCAGCCTCCTCCCTCCGGGGAATCGGCGGCAGCGGGCTCTTGCCCTCGAGTTGGGGGTCGGTATCGGGAATATCGTCCGAGCCGGGAGGCAGGGGCTCAGGAAACGTCAGCACCAGTGCAAAGCGATGTTCCATCCCTGAGGTTATCGAAACCTTCACTCCGTCGATGCTCTTAATCTTCTCTCTTATCTTTGCGGTGATTTTCTTATTCTCCTCTGTAGGGATTCTCCCTGCCCTTCTGTCCTTGATAACCGGTTTTTTATCCTGATACTCTACGGTAGCGAAATTTCCCCTTATAGCTATGTCATTTGGAGTAAGCTCGATTCCCAACCCTAGAGCTTCCAATACTCCCCGGCCAATCTCGTATTTCAGCGGGTCGTAGCCGAAGAGCCCGAGATGTGATGGGCCGCTTCCCGGCGTGATACCGCGGGCTACCGGAATGTGCAGCCCGCACGCGCCTGACCTGGCCAGTTCATCCAGATTGGGAGTGGAAGCCGCCTCAAGTTCGGTCTTTCCGTTTAACGGAAGCCCGCCCAGCCCGTCCAGGACGCAGAGTACGATTTTGGAATTGCTTGATTGAAGCAGGTCACGAATTATCTCTTGCATTTCATGCTCCTTACTTAATTTCGTGGTTCGTTATCCAAAGGGTGTTGCCAATCTGTTTTGGGCTGCACATGTGCAGCCCCTAAATGTCATGAATCTTCCAATTCGAATGTCATGCCATCATATCCGGCCAGGACCCCTTCGGGAAGCCTGCTCGACAGTTCCTCGTAGTCGAGCTCGTGCCCCATGTGTGTAAAAACGGCCAGCCGTGGATCAATTCTTCTGATAACCTCGACGGCCTGCTCGACGCTCAGGTGGGCAGGGTGAGGAGTATATCTGAGAGCACTTATTATCAAAAGGTCGAGTCCCTTAAGCTTTTTCATAGATTCCTCGGGTATTCCGCTACAGTCCGTGAGGTAGGCCATATTCCCGATTCGATAGCCAAATATTATCCAGCTTGCATGCTCGATCTCCACTGGAATTATTCTCACCCCCTGAAAATCAAACTCTGCAGTAACCGCTGTTATCTCGAGCTTGGGCTTTCCGCCTGCGGAATAAGAGCCGTCAAATATGTACCGGAAGTTTGTCTTTATGTTCTCCACGGTCTCAGGACTGCCGTAGCAGGGAATTACCATATTATTCACAAAATTATAGGTCCTGAGTTCATCTATTCCGTGGGTATGGTCGGCATGGGAGTGGGTATAAAGTACGGCATCCAACCTGGTTATATTGTGAGTCAACGCCTGGAGCCTCAGGTCTGGAGCGGTATCTATTAAGATATTCTTCCCACGGGACTGAACAAATAACGAACACCTAGTCCTCTTGTTCCTGGGGTGAGCCGACGTGCATACAGCGCAATTACATCCAATTATCGGAACCCCGGTCGAGGTGGCACAGCCAAGTAATATAA of Thermodesulfobacteriota bacterium contains these proteins:
- a CDS encoding 2,3-bisphosphoglycerate-independent phosphoglycerate mutase, with the protein product MQEIIRDLLQSSNSKIVLCVLDGLGGLPLNGKTELEAASTPNLDELARSGACGLHIPVARGITPGSGPSHLGLFGYDPLKYEIGRGVLEALGLGIELTPNDIAIRGNFATVEYQDKKPVIKDRRAGRIPTEENKKITAKIREKIKSIDGVKVSITSGMEHRFALVLTFPEPLPPGSDDIPDTDPQLEGKSPLPPIPRREEADPVARVVDKFINQAGEIIRDEPRANYLLLRGFSLYPNLSPFIEAYGVRAAAVAAYPMYRGVAKLVGMDVLEVADTTIESEIETLKRHFQEYDFFYFHVKKTDSYGEDGNFDAKKKVIEEFDSFVPEILSLKPDVIVVTGDHSTPSIMKSHSWHPVPFLLSSVYTRGGGSQGFSEKECLKGELGIFRATDAMTLILSHARRLQKFGA
- the gabT gene encoding 4-aminobutyrate--2-oxoglutarate transaminase, coding for MSETKENLKTEIPGPKAKKLIERREKYVAKGVFNVVPSFIERAKDALITDVDGNTFIDFASGLATVNVGHSRREIIEALGKQIEKYLHTCFHVFMYEPYVRLAEKLAEITPGNFPKKTVLVNSGAEAVENAIKVARYYTKRKAVVTFEHAFHGRTLMGMTLTSKIRPYKFGFGPFAPEVYRMPYAYPYRCSFGAEYKNCAEACLDHFKSFFKTHMDPEEIAAVIIEPVTGEGGFIVPPPEFLPGIGKICKEHGIVFIVDEVQTGFGRTGEMFAVNHYNLVPDIITMGKSIAAGLPLGAVTGRAEILDASDVGSLGGTFGGNPLSCIAALEAIEIMEKKGFMDHARKVGKIINDRLKNMHEKYRIVGDARGLGAMAAIELVKDRSTKEPAKEETAEVIKECYKNGLVILKAGAYDNVIRLLVPLIIAEDLLNRGLDILENAVIKVDK
- a CDS encoding MBL fold metallo-hydrolase gives rise to the protein MRVILLGCATSTGVPIIGCNCAVCTSAHPRNKRTRCSLFVQSRGKNILIDTAPDLRLQALTHNITRLDAVLYTHSHADHTHGIDELRTYNFVNNMVIPCYGSPETVENIKTNFRYIFDGSYSAGGKPKLEITAVTAEFDFQGVRIIPVEIEHASWIIFGYRIGNMAYLTDCSGIPEESMKKLKGLDLLIISALRYTPHPAHLSVEQAVEVIRRIDPRLAVFTHMGHELDYEELSSRLPEGVLAGYDGMTFELEDS